In the genome of Streptomyces sp. P3, the window GCCGCCCCCGGTACGGGACTTGAGCCGCACGGGCTGTTCCCGGTCGACGCCGTTGTCCGCGCCCCGGAGGTAGTGGTCGAACCAGCGCCGGGTGTCGGTCCACACGTCGTTGGGCAGTCCGAACAGGCCGGTCAGCTCGGCGGTGGCGTGGTCGCCCGGCCGGAACTCCATCCGCTTGGGGCCGGTCAGCCGCTCGTAGAGGGCGGCGGACTGGTTGGGCGGGAAGATGGTGTCGCCCCAGGAGCCGGCCAGCATCACCGCGGCGCCGTTGCGGTTGAGCTGGTCGGCGTAGGTCGAGGGGGAACGTTTCTTCCCCCAGGCGACGAGGTCCTTCTCCTTCGACAGGTCGCCGGCGTAGAAGGCGGAGAAGACCTCCCGCGACTCGGTGCTCTGCCGGCCGGTGACCGTGCCCACGGTGTCCAGCACGGCGGCGGCCTGGAGGTGCTGGGTGCGCCCCGAGTAGATCGAGTCGATCAGGTCGCCCCAGCCGCTCAGTGAGGCGACGGCCCGGACGCGCGGGTCGTGGGCGGCCGCCAGGACGCTGATCCCGGCGCCGTAGGAGACGCCCGCCATGCCGATGTGCGCGGCGTCGGCCGGGGTGTTGGCGAGTGCCCAGTCGATGACGTCGGAGGCGTCGGCGACGTCGCGCGGGCCCGCCACGTCGATCTCCCCGCCGGACTGCCAGAAGCCCCGCACGTTGTAACTGAGCACGACGTAACCGGAGTCGGCGAGTCGCCGTGCCTGGGCCAGGTACTCGACCTGCGGGAAGCCCCAGCTCGTGGGGAGCACGACCAGCGGGTACCGGCGGGTGCCGTCCGCGCCCGCGGGGGTGACGACGTTCGCCTTGAGGACGGTTCCGCCGTCCCCGGCGATGTCGACGTAGCGGACGGCG includes:
- a CDS encoding alpha/beta fold hydrolase, producing the protein MGQHRRAPRTTAVGAVSVSLVAGTMLALAPSAQAAGTAAVRYVDIAGDGGTVLKANVVTPAGADGTRRYPLVVLPTSWGFPQVEYLAQARRLADSGYVVLSYNVRGFWQSGGEIDVAGPRDVADASDVIDWALANTPADAAHIGMAGVSYGAGISVLAAAHDPRVRAVASLSGWGDLIDSIYSGRTQHLQAAAVLDTVGTVTGRQSTESREVFSAFYAGDLSKEKDLVAWGKKRSPSTYADQLNRNGAAVMLAGSWGDTIFPPNQSAALYERLTGPKRMEFRPGDHATAELTGLFGLPNDVWTDTRRWFDHYLRGADNGVDREQPVRLKSRTGGGYEGYPDWKSVNATRRKLALAGSTTIHTDVDSGADGGIVFLSSILDQVAQLPPVASIPLLPRRWAAVWQSQKYATTQRVRGTALLHTTVTPTEESGTLVAYLYDVGPLGLGKLVGNAPYTFHGRTPGRPFGLDLELGSTAYDVPAGHRLALVVDTVDPLYMEHNPSGARLTFSSPADDPSYVSVPLREQ